The stretch of DNA AAATCTTCAAATGACCCGGTCATGTGGAAATTTGACCATGGTACTTCAGCTTGCTATACAGTAGGCTTCCATAGTGTGttgctgggtcagggcttttCACAATGCAGCGGTCGCTGATTCTTTAGGATTGGTCAGGTATAAAAGTTAGGGGTAAAGCAAATAGGATAGCAgtgcagcagtagcagcagcaacagcagcagttcAGTAAAATGACCACCACTAGCATGAATATGGGAAGGGTAAGCGTTGTTGTGAAACTTTTAAAATGTACTGTGTACATTTTAAAAATGTACATAGTTGAATGAATCCTGAAAATATATTCACATTCTTTATTTGTTTTAGGTCATCTTCTATGAGGACAGGAACTTCCAGGGTCGCTCCTATGAGTGCATGAGCGACTGCCCTGACATGTCCTCCTACCTGAGCCGCTGCCACtcctgcagggtggagggtggcTGCTTCATGGTCTATGACCGCCCCAACTTCATGGGAAACCAGTACTTCATAAGGAGGGGAGAGTACTCTGACTATCAGCGCATGATGGGAATGATGGATGGTGTTAGATCTTGCCGCATGATCCCAATggtaggaagaaagaaaaataacaacaatCACATATAAAATAGCCTCATTGCAACAGTTAACACAACATGTGTCTTTTTCCCCTTTGGACCAGAGGAACTTGAGGAAATTAAGAATTATGTTTCAATTCTATCTAACAGCACAGAGGCTCATTCAGGATGAGGATCTACGAGAGGGAGAACTTCGGAGGCCAGATGCACGAGCTGATGGACGACTGTGACTCCATCATGGATCGTCACCGCATGTCTGACTGCCAGTCCTGCAATGTCATGGATGGCCACTGGCTGATGTACGATCAGCCAAACTTCAGAGGCAGGATGATGTACACGAGGCCTGGAGAGTACAGAAACTTCAGAGAGATGGGCATGAGCAGTATGAGGTTCATGAGCATGAGACGTATCATGGATATGTGCTAGATATCTTCgtttgaaaataaaaatgtgaTTGACAATGTAAAAGGTTGGAGAGTGCTATATTATGGGTTCTTTTTCTTCATTGTTTGTATAAATATCTCTCAAGGCATAGTTATTTATCCTCACAATTAGTAGTATAACCTAATTTCCTTATCATCATTGGTTAAATTTAAAATAATCAAGGTATAAATCTAATAATAATCCATAGTATTGACAACAAATGTCTTGTTAAAAGCATTATTGTAAACATTGTTAAAAAATGTATCAATTCAAAACACATCAAATATTACAAATTAAAGGGCAAAACCACGTGAGAAAATGCTCTCCAATTCCCTAAAAAAACATACTGTAATTCTGTTAAGTCAGTAAAATATGTAACGGTAAACAGGATGATGATTAAACTTGTAACGGGTGTAAGCTTCCCCAAAGTAATTACTGTCAATCTTCCTAATAACACCAAATAATTACAAAAGGCTAGCAGGACTTATTTTACATGAGCACGTTTTTGGAAAAACCTTTATGTGTAATTCATGTAACTGTTTTATAATTGCAAAAATAACTGCTATCTTCAACAATGTAAATTACATTGTTGTAGATAGGTTGATAATTGATAATGCTACATTTTGCTTACTCTATCATATAAATCTGAAAGTATTAAGCCTTTGTTAACTGGGCTTCAAATTGACAAAACTGATAAAACATCCGATAGTATGGAAAGTATTTTAGGATTGGGACGTCAGTGGAAGAATAATACCAAATAAGATTCAAAACTCAATACCCTTGCTAACATTTAATGAAAATGTTAAATACATGTTCATTCATACAAAGTACATGTTTATTCATACATATCAGATACATCATTATGACATGTGTATTTTCATTCTGGTTAAATATGTTAATACAACAAAATACTGTAACAACTATCATAACAAAAATGCCTGTACTATATGCTCATAAAATAACATAGAACTCACTATTTTGGCAAGGATGTTTTAGAAACATTGAACTTTTCTCTATGGCAGATCATTCTCATATCTTCCCTCGTGAAACAGTACATAATAACCCTTTCCCATCTGCACTGACAAAAAGCGGGATCAAACATCGCATGCAGCTGACTCATGACAGTCCCACAATGGATCTATTCTTTAGATCCATTGTGTCAGGATCACATCAGGTATAAAATAGGCTGCGGACCAGCATACAGAATCTATTGCATTGTTCAATTCACTTTAACCATGCAAGGAAAGGTACGTTTTTAAAATTGTATTAGCAGAATATACTGTAAAAAAGTGTTATGATCTGATAATAAGCATATTTTGTTCAATAATGCAGACTTTCAGTAATGTTGTCTAGGAATGCCTGAAAACTACTGGTTTTAAAACCTTTTGTTTTGGGCACTGTAACCTCCTGAAACAGATTGAAATGCATTGTGTGAAGACAATTTTCCTGGCATGCACTCCACTTAGCATTGGCTGATAAAGAATTTTTCTCAGATCATCTTCTACGAGGACAAGAACTTCCAGGGTCGCTCCTATGAGACCAGCAGCGACTGCCCTGACATGTCCTCCTACCTGAGTCGCTGCCACTCCTGCAGGGTGGAGAGTGGTTCCTTCATGGTCTACGACCGCCCCAACTACATGGGAAACCAGTACTTTGTGAGGAGGGGAAAGTACTCTGACTACATGCGTACGATGGGATTCCACGACTGCATCAGATCCAGCCGTACCATCCCAATGGTAAGAATTATAGGGACACCTCGCAcgatattatatataatatctTTAACGTATCCTAACGTAAGAAGGCTATGTGCACTTTTCTGTCAACAGCATCAGGGATCCTACAGGATGAGGATCTATGAAAAGGAGAACTTTGGAGGCCAGATGGCAGAGCTGATGGACGACTGTGGCTCCATTCAAGACCATTACCGTATGCAGGACTGTCAGTCCTGCAACGTGATAGATGGTCACTGGCTGATGTACGGGCAGCCCCACTACAGAGGCAAGATGATGTACCTGAGGCCTGGAGAGTACAGGAACCTCAAGGAGATAGGATACAGTGGATTAAGGTTCAGCTCCATCAGAAGAATCACAGATGCCTGCTAAATCCGAAGGCTCAATTGAtttttgttaataaaaaaaatgtaccaCTTTTTTTCTTATTCAACATGAGGTCTTCATAATTTTGCACCACTGGGATATAAATGGTGTGCTTGGGGTTGATGATGTACTCTTTCACCCACAATAATACCGTATACACTAAATACAGTACAACCAGGTAACATATCCAATACATATGGGGGGCAAACTTATGAATATGCGATTCCCCGAAAAAGAGAACATCAAACATTCAATTCTGACAAAACTAGACTTTGCTCAGCTACTTATGCATACCTCCTAAATCATGGTTTAAAATCTGTCCAGAGTTAGTCAAACGAATACTATGGCTTTGAACCTGAACAGGTATTTATATTAAATATATGAAAACAAATGAGCTGCAGACGCAACTTTCTTGAATGAAAAATCGCAATCAGTAATACAGGTACTGACTTGGTGTTTCCTATCTTGGCCAAAACACTTTTGAAAAAGAGATTTTCAGAGAAGCCAGGAAGCCCTTCCTGATAAAATGAAGGttgatgaaataaaataaatatacatcCTGACATACAGAGTAGTAATCAACTTGtgacaaaatatacaaataattgtACGTTTTTTCCACACTATCTTCAAGTCAATCCTACAGCCGTTGTGTAAAGTTAATCCATTTCAGTTATTCAGTTTTGTGTCCATGTTTTTGGGGAATTTCTTAAATGGAAAGAAAcgtaaccctaacccattttTCAGTCATAACAATTGCTGAGGAGATTTCTAAGAACTGCATGTTTTGTTTG from Hypomesus transpacificus isolate Combined female chromosome 23, fHypTra1, whole genome shotgun sequence encodes:
- the LOC124485387 gene encoding gamma-crystallin M3-like translates to MTTTSMNMGRVIFYEDRNFQGRSYECMSDCPDMSSYLSRCHSCRVEGGCFMVYDRPNFMGNQYFIRRGEYSDYQRMMGMMDGVRSCRMIPMHRGSFRMRIYERENFGGQMHELMDDCDSIMDRHRMSDCQSCNVMDGHWLMYDQPNFRGRMMYTRPGEYRNFREMGMSSMRFMSMRRIMDMC
- the LOC124485500 gene encoding gamma-crystallin M3-like, whose protein sequence is MQGKIIFYEDKNFQGRSYETSSDCPDMSSYLSRCHSCRVESGSFMVYDRPNYMGNQYFVRRGKYSDYMRTMGFHDCIRSSRTIPMHQGSYRMRIYEKENFGGQMAELMDDCGSIQDHYRMQDCQSCNVIDGHWLMYGQPHYRGKMMYLRPGEYRNLKEIGYSGLRFSSIRRITDAC